One region of Armigeres subalbatus isolate Guangzhou_Male chromosome 3, GZ_Asu_2, whole genome shotgun sequence genomic DNA includes:
- the LOC134222050 gene encoding histone H1.2, embryonic-like, giving the protein MVTTAIETLKGGRHGSSLQAIKKYIGANYKCDVVVGSILRKALRGGVEKGTFVQIKGTGASGSFKLVKATAAADAASHTSRKAKSKMTPP; this is encoded by the coding sequence ATGGTGACCACTGCCATCGAAACGTTGAAAGGTGGACGCCACGGATCGTCCCTGCAGGCCATCAAGAAGTATATCGGGGCCAACTACAAGTGCGATGTCGTCGTTGGCTCCATTCTCCGGAAGGCTCTCCGGGGCGGTGTCGAGAAGGGCACCTTTGTCCAAATCAAGGGAACGGGTGCTTCCGGATCGTTCAAGCTGGTGAAGGCAACGGCGGCTGCGGACGCTGCTAGTCACACCAGCCGGAAAGCAAAGTCCAAGATGACACCACCATGA
- the LOC134225655 gene encoding histone H4-like, with protein MTGRGKGGKGLGKGGAKRHRKVLRDNIQGITKPAIRRLARRGGVKRISGLIYEETRGVLKVFLENVIRDAVTYTEHSKRKTVTAMDVVYALKRQGRTLYGFGG; from the coding sequence ATGACCGGTCGCGGTAAGGGTGGTAAGGGACTCGGCAAAGGAGGCGCCAAACGCCATCGGAAGGTGTTGCGCGACAACATCCAGGGCATCACCAAGCCCGCCATCCGTCGGCTGGCTCGCCGTGGGGGGGTCAAGCGTATCTCCGGGCTTATTTACGAGGAAACCCGCGGTGTGCTAAAAGTGTTCCTGGAAAATGTCATCCGGGACGCTGTCACCTACACCGAGCACTCCAAGCGCAAAACGGTCACCGCCATGGATGTCGTCTATGCTCTGAAGCGCCAGGGACGCACGCTGTATGGCTTCGGTGGCTGA